The Myripristis murdjan chromosome 8, fMyrMur1.1, whole genome shotgun sequence genomic sequence ACAAAGAGGGAGGACAGAACCATGTCAGGTTCTTGGCAGTCTTTAAGCTATTCACATCGTGTAAACACTGTTAGTTTggatttcaaataaataatgtcaAACTTGCCGGGCTGGCTGTGGATGTGATAGATTTCCTTTCTCGGCTCAGTTGCCTTCCCCCACAGTGCATTCTCACCAAAAAGACAAAGGAATACATGCAAAACTAGAGACGGGGCAGAAAGGGGACCAAGGAGACCaagatttctttatttttttttttttttttttactttcttttcttttccttattCTGGCATGTTCTGTCCtattgttttctgtcttgtccTTTCTTGCCTCATTTGGCCCTGTCCTATTGTGTTGCATTGTGTCCTGTTCTGTCCTATCTGGTACCATTccttcacatttctgttttatcttgTCCTACCCCAAATTCGAACCTGTCCCATTTTTTCCAGTGCTATATTTTACTACATGATCCAACCCAGTGTGAACCCTCAGGTATCAGTGATACAGCTCCTGGGAGATGCGACTGATGGCTGCATTCCTCTGAATATCAGAGGCGCGAATGCTGGAGCAGGATGCTTTGTGAGCTGAGGCAGTGTGTAGGCAGCAGAGCTCAGCAGAGACCTCAAAGAGTAAAACCTCAAAGCGCTTTTCCAGGTGTTGGGCAACCAGGCCAGTGGCCAAATGTTTCTGCACAGCTCAGCTGGAGGTACAGCGTCATTATAACACACAAGTGGCATTTATTTAAAGCCTCAGCAATTATACTTCATTATATACTTAATTGTACAGCTATTCAAAGTGAACTGCCATCAAACAAACCACATTGCATATAATGGCATGGTTACTCTTTCCAATCCAgtctcatttctttcttttaagattattttttggcatttctgttttatgtgaTAGTTACAGTTGAGAGAGTTAGGAAagtcagaggagaaacaggggctgacatgcagcaaataagCTTtaaaggactcagccttgacaagTGCTATGCGCTCTACCATCTCTGATCATCAACTTTGAAGAGGTTCTGAATATGAATCCTCCCATAATGTGTGTGGTCATGTGGTCATATGTGGTCAATGGCGATTTTGTATACTGATCTATATTAAGCCCTGATGAAGATGTTAAGATAGTGACCTATTGATTCATAACTTCTTATGTCAGGCTTTACACTATATCCCTGAGAATCTCCTACGATAATTCCGTAAATATTaggtaaattaataaataaatgggtaaaaaaaaaaaaaaaaaaaaactttgtgagAGATTAATGGACAGATTGGTTGCGCGCACTGTATTGTATAGCCTTTTCTCACATCTTAATACGACACTGTATAGACACACACTACcttcaccagcagggggcagcggtGCACCACCTTGTGAGATGAGATCAGACACATTTACAAGTTGAAGGAAGTCAGAGAGGTCTAACTGACTTTTGTAGTTCACAAAGAATCCCAAACATACTTTAACCTAACTGAGCCTGGCCTGTGATGCTGACACATAAGACAGATAATGTAGCAGTAATGCAGACGGTAGTAGGTTAAGTTACATATGTTAAAAAGGGGCGGGGCACTGTGGAGGTAAACATTCGCACAGAGGTAGATGATTGGTTGAAAACATTCGATTTCTTAAAATATTCATTTCAGAGGAATGCCATTCGTCCCTGCGCGTGCCGGGGGGcgtggcatgtaaacaccacgAGAGCGTGACATAGGAAGTAGCTCGACTGGCTGGACCTTGGATCATAGAGATAGCAAcgctgttcatttttttattttggcatttgaAATTGTTTAAAAGAGAGGAGCGAGGGTGAGTGTGGACTCGGGCAATGTGTAGTGTGAATTGTGCTCCCCGAGTGAACGTGAAAGTGCGCCAGCAGGCTCGTCGAGATAAGTGCAACTTGTGTAACTCTCCCTTAGCTTGGTGGCTAATGGCTGGCTAGCTTGTCATGTCGAGATCTGTAAACTGTCTCACCTCGACTATGTTCAAGTGCATCGAGGCTGCCTCGGTTATTTACCTCAAAGTCCCTGTTGTTTGCTGGTTTAGGGATGCTTATAAAAACCATGGGATATTTCAGTGAGTttttaaatgcatgaattaCTACAGTCTATTAGATAGAGCACTCTTATCTAATTCTGCCGACTTATCATGTCTGCTGCACATGTGAAGCGCCTGCTGAAAGGATGCAGATGTCAGAGAGACTCTATTTTAACAATGATAATACAATCATTGGCCTTTTTGAGGGAATATTACTTGAGGCCATACAGCGAATGATCCAGATGCTTCATGCTTTGTTATACAAGCCAACATGTCCACATGTCTTTCCTACCAGTTTACAGAGTGGCATCATGGTGACGGAGGGGGAGCCCACAGACCTTGTCAAAGTGTTGCATCTGCTGGTGCTGTCTTTCTCCTGGGGAATGCAGGTGTGGGTCTCCTTCATAGCAGGTATGACAGACACAATGGAAGACGTTAATGGCTGATAAATATGCATGCCTCGTGTGATACCAATTGTGGTATCTGTCCCTCTTTGTCCTTTTGCCATCAGGTTTTGCATTGGTGTGGCAGGTGACTTTGCACACGTTTGGTCTGGTGCAGAGCAAGCTCTTCCCTGTGTACTTCTACTGTCTGCTGGGGAGTAACTTTGTCAGCCTGGCAGTGTATGCAGTGTACCACCCCAGAGAGCTGCTGGACTGGCATGAAAGTGTGCAGGTGAAGCATCACTGTTGCACATAACTATGATGGAACTTTTAACAGTCTGCTGAAGATGCATATGAATTGAAAATCTCAgacatatttattcattttaatctcagttaGATAAAATGGtcattgttgtgttgtttgactATACGGTATCTCTTGTTTTGCAGATGGTTCTGTACTTTGTGGCACTGATCATGGCAGGTCTGAACGCCCAGTGGTTTGGCCCGATGGTCACGGAGGTGATGTTCCAGATGAGGGAGGTGGAAACGGAGCATGGCCTCGGGAACCAGATCGGTCTGGGCAGCCAGAAGGAGGCTTATGCCAAGCTCAAAGAGCAGGACCCCAAGTACAGAGCCTACAAGAGCACATTTGGCCGGTACCATGGAATATCCAACCTCTGCAACCTGATAGGATTCATCTGCACCACCACCAACTTAATCTACACAGCTCTAAATCTATCCACTATTTAGAGAGAATTATACACAGgtttcagtttttgaaaaatatctCACTGTCCGTCTCTGTTATGTGAGGGCCGCATAGCAATCATTTCATGTCTTGCACCAGGAACACCCCAGCTCATGTGAAATATcttttccaaaatgtcagccCTGATTGGCTAGCAGACATGATTTGTGACTCAGAGGGAAAAGGCCATTTTCCTAGTGTACATTGGGCCGACACAGCCTTGCATACTCAACAAAACTCCTCTGCTTTGCTTATAACTTTCCTCTCTTCGCCAAACGACCTTTCTGGGCCCCATCTAAACAAGACCATAAGTAAAATTATGTAATCACATTCTGCTCTACTGCTCTAGAAATCTGCTTTTCTTTCCCATACCCATTGCTTGACtttgatgtgatgtgaaagGGTTAAGAGGGTCATATTGCCAAACATTATCTAAGTGTCCTTATGAGAGAGGGTGCTCTTGGTTTCATGGAGCATCCATAAAACTTGTACCCGGCTGTGAATTTAGTACATTTCATCCCTTCATGTTAATGTGTAATTTATGCTTTGCCATCAAACTATCTTggtaaatagtttttttttatttatatgtatataaatacatcTCTACACGTTTTTTGCCTTTGATTTTATCACATGATACCAGTTCCTTCTGTAATTTCTTAAGTATTGTATTTCTTCTCATTCTAATAAGAAGTCATTTTCACTGGTCCATTAATCCTTCCTTTGAGCAGATAGGACACAGTTGAATGTACTTGAAATAACACTATGTACTCTGCATTGTTTAAACAGGCTGTCATTTCATAGTGGGGCCACAGTTTTCTAAAGCATACCACTGTTTGCATTGATATTTTTATACAATTTTTGACAGATTTGATCCTGTAGACAATGAGAATATTATATTACCAAACCCTGGCTCCTGTGTCTGCGTTGTGTTACTTGTGTTCCCACCAGGGGGTGATGTTTGAGCAGAGCTGCAATCTGGTCCATTCTGTAGATATCAACGATCACAGCCTTCATCTGTGTAATGTCATATGCCCAGATGTTATTGTGATGGCTGTAAAGCTCAGAATTGAttggcagtattttttttttttaattaacactgCAGTATATTAAACAACAGCTATTAATGTTCATACAcgttttttttctaaatctgaaattaaatctgtctttctcttttgaTGAGTGTTTATGTCCACTGTTGATGTACACACAACTTTTTCAGTCAGTGCACTCGCTTTATTAGTTTGGAAAGAAACTGTCTGTGAATCTTCATTGATTTGCACTATTGAGCGAACCCAGACTCAATAGACAGTGCCTGGATTTAGAATAGGCAGGTTTTAACTTGATTAGTGACGCACATCAGATTTTGAGAGGACCAGCTTTGAATACAGAGCACAATGGTTTGTTGGCCAGCTACTGCATGAGAGCCACTGTCCCCATTACagctacaacagcagcactaatgGAGCCCTGGACAGAAACCAAAACACTAACATCAGTGTAAAAAGCAAGGAATGGACACAGAAAGGGAAGGGTTTTTTCCCTAAACATAATTAATTTTTGCCTCTTTCTTGCCCTTTTCTGTGATAAAGCTGTCACTGATCTATTTTGATTTTCTATATTCTGTGGTTATTAGTTATTAATTATCAAGTATTGTCTTGTAAGAAGATTTTAAAGTGTATAAACAGAATTGCACTGGCTTgaaatcatttgttttattgatccTGCTAACAGTGTATGAATGTGTCTTGTTCCTCTGGGGATTGTATGAGGAAGTCTCTTGAAGGAAGGAGACCAACTTCATATTTAGGGCCTCCCTGCAAGTGTAATGgctcttctttttctcactgGCCTGTTAGGCAAGCAGCATTGGCATCAGGAAATACCCTTCATTTTACCAAAGAACAAGTTTATCCACTTGTCTTCTCTTGAAATTACAGAGCAAAGTAagattttgagtgaactgttctGTCCATAGGCTCCATATGACTCAAACATCTGTATTAGTAGccaaaatatacataaaaacaaggtGGATTATTGAGAACAGTCAGTTGAGGAGATTAAGATCGTGGAGGAAACCCACCGTGAAGTTTTTTGAATTCCTCTGCCATGGGTGTGCATAGTAAAACACGAGGAAGTAGGGAAACAAAAGGAAGTATATTGGACTTGAAGTAGACCAGTTCCACCATCCTCCTTCATTCCTGACCCACAAAGGAAATGAAtttgatcgtgtgtgtgtgtttaatatgcCTTATACTGGTAGTGCAACAGTACAACATGCTGAATATGAACTGCTGTAAGAGCAAGACCTATTATTTGAGCTTGCGCATAAGCCCTGCATTTAGATGGTGTGTTAAATTAATTATGAGTCTGGCACACTGCAGATCACTGCTTATAAATGCAACTTCATTAACTCAACTCTGGAAATTTAGACCTAATTTGCAATTGTCTGATCTCAGCATGGATGGGCACCTAAGattaacaaaaaatatacaGAGATCCAACTAGAATGCATAatttatcaaaaccttttggtTTGATGTTGAAACAGGGCAATTccacttaactttttttttttttttttttttttaatcagctatGATTATTCACCTTCCTCACAGTAATCTTTCCACCATCTCTAACAATAATGAAGTGTACCCAAACAACAGTATGTTCCTGTAATGGCCTTTGGGAGGACAGTATCAATAATTTACAAACATTATAGTGATGTTATAGGAGTTAATAAGTGTATAAAATCCCGTTAGAAATGTTATGTGAATACTACAGTAATTTGTctcgtgtgtgcgcgtgtctaGGTGCGTCGCCTCAGTggacgcacgcacgcacaggtGCACGCGCGTTGGAAACAGCCTCTCCAGTTGGTTGACACAGCCTCGTAGCCCGGGGAGGCTGCTTCACCTTAAAAACCAATGTCTGTCCGTGTTGCTGTACTATCACAGAGGGAGCTGCGGAGACAGTACGAGTGGCAGCAACATTAACAGCTTCTGTACACAGTCGAGATCCGGGAGCTGCTCCAttccgtgaaaaaaaaaaaaaaaaaaaaaaaacgccgaGAGGAAAACTGTCTAGGAAAGCAGGTCTGCGGCTGCGGTTTGCTGGCTGCCGGAGCGGAACTGGGGATTTCAGGCGCACTTTTCCTACTTTCACTAGTCGGACCTTGAACAGCCTGTTGTGTCATTGTCGGACACTAAGAAAAGGAAAGCGACTGGGACGTTTCCCAAGGTAAGTGAAGTTGGAGGAAGTCGGGAAGAGTGCAGACAGAGGTTTTCCTGCTTTCTGCCTCCCCTGCCGCCGCACTCATTTTCCCTTCCTGACCGAGTGATAATTCCACCTGACATCTTCGCTCACACAATTCACATTTAACATATGGCTAGTaagctttcttttttgttttcttcgtCTTATCCCCCGCAAAACATGCtcgtctattttttttttttttttaatgttcctcAAAAGCTCCTGCCAGGTTCTGTCTACTCAGACTCATAACCTGGAGAAATGTGCTGTATTTCACATCGAAAAGTCTGGTTTTTCAACACTAAACTAATCTCCCAAGCCATTGTAAGTGGTCTTTGTTTGTGGTCAGTCATCCCATTATGAGGGAACAGATGTGACAGCTGCCAACTAATCAATATTGGCCGTTTCCTGTGCGTCTTGTAGCCTGACTCCtgactgacacattttttttttccaaggattGCGAAGTCATTTGATTTGTCGTATTGCCTTATTGGTTTAGGCTACTGTTCAGGTTAAAgttaatgttagggttaggtgtaAGTTGGTTATGGCAAAGATTAgagaaaggctgtagagaatgaatacAAGTCAATTAGGTCATGACTTCgccatccttggaaaaaaaaatgtctcttggCTCAGCAAACAGTGCCAGCTGAAGGACCTGACCGCACCACCATAATGGCCTCTATTTGTTTTACTCAAGATAATGCTGCTCTAGTGTACCATGAAACAGACTCCCATTTtcatccctgctgctgctcagtaaaTGGATAGCTTCACTacaccgatttttttttttttttgtgcatgggGAAATGGGCATTGCCTGCCCCCTCAGAGATGTGTGTCCTGGTCTAATGGCAGATGGTGGTGTAGTGCACCTTATCAGATTCATCACCAGCTGCCTAGTGTAACCTGATTGTGTGTTTATAAAGTGCCGCTGTTGCTCTACAGTGCCTCTAAACATCACACAACATGGAGCCTATGAGGGAATAACACTTTAGAATAACAACGGCATTGCTTTAAATCACAAATCCATGTCTGAGGAAGAGCCAACACGTCAATCTGTTTGAATAATAGCCTACACACTCAGTAGGAACTTGATGCTGCACCACAGAGGCAGAGTAGCACCACAACAGTAAAACTGAATCCAGTAAATGAGACTTTGCCTTGTATCTTGATTGTATGCCTGTCTAATATGTTTGTGTGCTTATAAAAAGGTGGTAAGCCATTTGAGGAAGTATCAAACAGAAGTCTGTGTTGGGCACTCTTATTTGCCTCCAGGCACCCTGTGCTGCTCTGTAAACTTGGGAGGACATGTGATCGTGTTTATCCCAGTCTTGTTTTGTGAGGGGAGAGAGTgggaatttaaataaaaaaacaacatggttTCTCGTGGTTGGATTCATTGTGTGGGGTGTCTAAGTGCTCACATGAATGGCTTTTTTAGACCTCCAGAGACCCTCAAAGTATAGCTGTCATGCGACATGGGATTATACAGCCAATGTTTTGAGATTACAGAGTCGGGAGGTGTGACTTAGTCTGTGTTCTGGCATTTCTTTTGGAATGGGAGTTTATGCAATCAACTTTGAGTCTGCAGGGAATGTGTTCATGAGGCATAGGATTCAGATTCAGCAGTTGAGCTTGACAAGATTATGTGTTGTGCTCTCCTTGGAAGTAAATTGTAATTATAGTGTATTATTACAAAATTAACCAGTACTGAAGGTAATAGATGTCACAGGCTGCTGGATGTTGAACATCTGGCTCATGGCTTAGTGGAAgttgagtgtgtttttctgcaatcACATGAAAACTTTTCAACTGCAGTTAAGCTGATTTTAATGATATTGCTTGAACCCAGAGTTAAATGGTCCTTGAAAGGTTGAGAACATTAATTAACTTCATTTAATCTAAGAAGACGCTTTCAAATAATTGGTCTTGATATAGTTTTTGATAAGAAAAGTGCAGGAAAGTATGCACAAAACAACTCTTCATTTATAGCAGACTTCATTATAATCTTGATAGATTTTCAACATTGCACAGCAatcaatatgaaaaatatggaGTTTTCAACATTACAAAGTGTTCCTCACACAGCATCAGTTTTACAGTATTACATAAAATCAGGAAAGAGAATTACAAACATGATTTATTGcaaaaaatacttgaaaaagaagaagaattgaAAAAGAAGATTGCAGTTTGTATTACTctggattttgtatttttttgttttgttttgttttgttttgttttttttaattgtgagcGAGTTTaatcaaagcatttcatatcagtTTAGACCAAAGTCAAAGtcttatattatttatttctttattacttttagttcagtttagATCATGATCCTTAATCAGTACACTGATGAACTGAGTTGTTCCATTTCTGTATCTTAACAcctaaaaaatattaaaatggcaAATGAGTGAATATCTTTATCATATTATCTGCGCTTGCTACTTAATTTcttgttggacacacacaaatttatacAAAGTCCACCAGTATGTAATTGATGACCATTTCTGCACCTTCTCACACACTGGCACTGTAATTACTGTGCGAATAAACATGGGCACACACAGTTAAAGATTTTTGCCAGGGCTTCTGTGATTAACACGATAGTGagactcctcctctcctcctctcctcctctcctcctctcctcctctcctctcttctcctcctctcctctcctctcctctcctctcctctcctctcctctcctctcctctcctctctccatagCCCTTGGTAGTGTGATAGATATGTCTGTCCTGCTGTGGAGAACTCCATCTGGCCAGTTAAAAGCTGAGTGAAGCGACTGCCTTCACCACTAATGGGTCTGGCTGGCAGCTGAGTTCTAGTCTGGTCTCCACGGAGACAAGTCTCACCAGAGAGAGGCAGGGCCGAGCCACACCGATTTAtcagctgcagggagagaagaTGGAGAATAGAAGTGGTTAGGGCTCTGCTCTCCTTTTCACTCTCATAgatgtgctgctgcttgttctccTATTGCTGTTTGGATGACTGACACTAAAAGGCCTAATGGCAAGAAATCTCATACCTGCCGCTGGTAGAGACGATGCTGAGATGAATGGGTATCATTAAGCAGATGGGTTTGCTTCCCTTTATTTAAGAACATAAGAGTAAGCCGCTCTAAACTTACTCtaagtgctgtttttttcacttgaacaAACCATctacacacactgagcagagaTGAGACTTTCACCAGTGCAAGCTTTGACTCAGTATCAGACAAATGATAACTATATGGCATTAACGATGCCAGTCAGGGGTTTGATTTCttaaaaactgaatataaacatGGCGCTGTAAGGCACCTTGGATAAATGCATCTGCTGAATGCCTTGTGTTGAGTAGGTTTCAAGATTGATTTCATGATTATTTGTACTTTCCCATTCCTCTCTAGATGGCATCAAGTGACTCgcggctccagcagcagccgtCCCAGAAGGATGCTGCCGACCAGAACTTTGATTACATGTTCAAGTTGCTGATCATTGGCAACAGCAGTGTGGGCAAAACCTCCTTCCTGTTCCGGTACGCAGACGACTCCTTCACCTCTGCCTTCGTCAGCACAGTGGGCATCGACTTCAAGGTCAAGACTGTCTTCCGCAACGACAAGAGGATCAAACTGCAGATCTGGGTGAGTGAATGACAGAGTGGATATATTGTGTTAGTCTGATTGAGGGGCTTCACTATTGATTGACGGTGTCATTCAGTGAGTAATTAGCattgtgtctgctgtgtgcatTACTTTAAAATACAATCTAGCTCGGTATTGAGTCATTCTTGAAGTTTCATCGTCACTGATTTTGTTAATATACCCTTCCTTTAGGTCTTAATCCTGCTGCTGAGTTTTATGTTGACtttaatttgtcaaaatgtacCTTCCTTATAATGAAAAGTCCAGGCCCTGTGGTGCAAATCCCACTCCTACACATTGTTTAGGCTGTTTAAACACATGATTCATTTGGACCAACATTCACTGTATTATTCAGTGATCAAGATGAAttagcagcaaagcagcccacaccaaaacacacagtcacGTACCTGACTAACCCAGTTTCTACCATAAGTGACATGTCGTTTTAGTTGCGTGCAGTCTTGTGCTACCAGCTGAGGATGTGGGCATCAATATTCACTATATACCACACCAATGGTTTTGCCTCTTTAGCAtaacatctacaaaatataaatacaatactTTCTACTAATTTTCCTGAAGCAAGATATTTTAAACTCCAATATAATTTTCCTACCATTTGTtcagccatttgtttccattcattccactacaatatgaaaataaactttcagagactttcttcacaccagtattccatcaccgtccacattagtttccctaaaagcaacagcactgttgtgttttgatggcttGAAATTGGACAAAGTGAAcgctccctccaccagggaacatagtccctggggaaacatttgcttcacACAGGAAACAGTTCCATGGGTTACAAATGgtgacaactttttttttgccgtAGAAGCAGAAGATTATTAAGTGGGTGTTTGaaccaaacattcaaatt encodes the following:
- the tmem205 gene encoding transmembrane protein 205, whose product is MVTEGEPTDLVKVLHLLVLSFSWGMQVWVSFIAGFALVWQVTLHTFGLVQSKLFPVYFYCLLGSNFVSLAVYAVYHPRELLDWHESVQMVLYFVALIMAGLNAQWFGPMVTEVMFQMREVETEHGLGNQIGLGSQKEAYAKLKEQDPKYRAYKSTFGRYHGISNLCNLIGFICTTTNLIYTALNLSTI